GGTCAAAGCTTGTCCCTGTGCCAGTTCCGACGCCACCTGTGCCAAATCACCATAACGCAGCTGCGCTTTAAACACATGCGATAGCACAAACCGCACCGCCACAATCAGATAACGTCCCTCAGCATGTTTAAAAATACTGTCGCGATAAGCAAAACCGCACTCATCACAGTCAAGCCAGCACAGCTCATTCGTTTTAAAGTCGTAAACCTGCACCGCGTCAATACACGACTGCACCTCAACACCGTAGGCGCCAATATTCTGTACCGGTGCTGCACCCACCGTACCGGGGATCAGGCTTAGATTCTCCAGTCCGCACCAACCCTGAGCCAGCGTATATTGTACAAAATCATGCCAGTTTTCACCCGCGGCTGCTTCAACCACTACACGGTCTCCATCATCCGCCACCAGCTTAATACCATGATTGGCTACACGCACCACTAGTCCCGGATAATCAGCACAGAATAGAATATTACTCCCACCGCCCAGCCATAGCACGCGCTCGGGTTCAAATTGGGGTAAAGCCATGATTCTCGGCAACTGTTCAACATCAGTCAGAGATACCAACCAGCGTGCGCGTACCGGCAACGCAAAAGTATGCAGCGGCTGTAAATCAGCATATTCTGTCACATCCATCATGATTCCTTTTTCGCCTGCATCAGCGCAAATCGCTCACTCTGCCGGTGCAAATACCATACCAGAGCCACCGCAGCACCGGTTAGCGCTAGCACCAAAGCCAGCCAGAAACCATACAAAGCCATACCGAAATACAAGCCAAACAGACATCCAAAACCCAGACCCAAACCCCAAAAACTAAACGCATGAATCAGCATCGGAATCTTGGTCAGCTTATAGCCGCGCAGGGCGTACGAAGCAATCGTCTGCGTAGCATCGGATAACTGAAAAACGGCTGCAAAAATCAGCAGTGTGCCGCCCAGCAATACTACCTCCTGATCAGCTGTGTACAAACCCACCCAGAAGTGCCGAAACAATAACAACAGCACACCGGTAAAGCACGCACCCAGCAGTCCCATACTCAGACCCACACCAGAAACAAAACGGGCGCGTTGCCATTTGCGCGCACCTACTGCCTGTCCCACACACACCGCCAGCGCAATACCAACACTTTGCGGCAACATATAAATCAGCGACGTAATACTGATTACCACCTGCTGAGCCGCCACCTGAGTTACACCAAAACGCGCAATCAGCAAGCTGATAAATGTAAACAGGCTCACTTCAAGGAAAAACGACATCCCAATCGGAATACCCAATCTCAATAGCGAAGCCTGTACACGCCAGCGCGGACGTTCAAATCGAGCAAACAGCGCAAACGGTGCAAAATACCGCTGACGAACCACATAAATGCCCAGCACAATAGCATTAAACCAAAAACAAATAGCCGAAGCCAGACCACAGCCTGCCCCTCCCAACTCCGGCATTCCATACTTGCCATAAACAAAAATATAATTCAGTGGAATATTCAACAGCAGCGCAATCAAGCTCACCACCATAATCGGTTTTGGTCGGTTTAAAGAAGATGCAAATGCATAAAAAGCTCGATGAATCATCGCTGCCGGCATACCCAAGGCAATAAAGAACACAAACTGACCAAATACACCATCCACATAGGTGCCCATATTCAGCCAGTGCTGCATCGGCTTAATCAGCGCCCACAGCAGCAACATGCCCAATATGCCCAGAAACAAACCGAACCACAGTCCTTGTCGACCCTGCTCACCGATTTCTGTGGTTTTACCTGCGCCATACAACTGTGCCAGAATCGGCTGCAAAGCCGTCATCACCCCCAGAAACGTAATATAAAGCGTAATGAACACATTCGAGCCCAGAGCCACCCCAGCCAAATCATTGGCACTGGCATGTCCAGCCATTACCGTATCCACTACCCCCACACCCACCTGCGCTGCCTGTGCCACAAGAATCGGCAACGCCAGACGCAACAACCTGCGGCATTCAGCCCACAATTCACCACGTCCATGCAGATTCAGTTCAAACAACATCTTTCACCTACAAACTTAAACAATACAAACAACAAAAGACAGCAAACCATCACAGCCATCAAGCAGTCTGTTACCGCGCAGTAAACAATAAAACAGGCTGCCTGAATTTCTCCAGACAGCCTGCCAGCCAGAAAATCAGTTAGGCGCGTTTGCGGAATTCAAAAGTACGCGAATCGATTTCCACCTTATCGCCATTTTCAATATAAGCAGCTACCTGAATCTCGGCTCCACCTACCAAACGGGCATTCTTCATCACTTTACCAGAAGTATCACCTTTTACCGCAGGCTCCGTGTATTCCACTTCACGCACGATAATAGTTGGCAGCTCCACTGAAATAGCACGGCCGTCATAGAAAGTCACTTCACATTTTTCTTCCATGCCATCCACAATAAACTTGATGGCATCACCGATGTTTTCAGCTTCCACTTCATACTGATTAAATTCATCATCCATGAAAACATACATCGGGTCAGCAAAATAGCTATAAGTACACTGCTTACGATCCAGTACCACTACATCAAACTTCTCATCGGCTTTATAAACCGTTTCCGTAGCAGCACCAGTCAGCAAATTTTTCAGTTTCATTTTCACCACGGCAGCATTACGACCGGATTTATTGTATTCGGACTTCTGCACCACCATTGGATCATTGCCCACCATAAATACATTACCCGGGCGCAATTCTTGTGCGGTTTTCATCTTTAATCTAACTTCCAAAAATGTTCAGCAAATAATAAGTACATCATTTTAGCGGAAGATGGCAGAATCTGGCTAGTTTTTCAAGCGCATTGTCCTGCGCATGCAGCATTTCAGACCACGCCGCTGCCGCTTTTACCCAACTTTGCCAATTGCCACACAAATTCTGCCACGCCACCACACGGCTTAACTCATCCAGCTTGCCAGCTCCATTTAAATCATCCGACAAAGCCATAAACGCCCTTTGCAGCTCTACTGGCCACCCTGTCGTAGCCTTTGCCCAGAAAGCATGCAGTTTTTGCACATGCGCATTCTCGTTCTGCCGATAAATATGCCAGAAAAAAGGTAAACCGGCCCATAAAGCACGCACAAAACTGTCTTCTCCCCGCACAATTGCCGCATCAGCCAGCCACAGTAGCTGATCAAACGCCGCCTGTGGTACAAACGGAATACGCACCATTGTGACATTATCCAACTCATATATGGCACCATCTTCACGCAAGGCATCTGTCGGCACAATCGAAGCCGCACGCAAACTTTCCACCACCTGCCCACCAGCCAGCCACAACGTCACCGGTGTACCACCCTGCTGCCACATGTTCAACCATTGTGGCCAGCACACTGAAGCATAGGCAAATACTAGCCACAACTGGCCTTTATGCTGCTCAGGCAAACCATACTGTTGTCGGAATGCCTGCTGTAACTGTGGCTGCTGCCTAAATACAGCACGTTTTGTCAGATAATCTTTTTCACGCAGCAGGCCGCCACTGGCTGCATCCATACCCATAAACCAAAAGTACTTTTTCAGTCCGTCAGCCTGTAAGGACGGCATAGCATGCAAATCCAACGCCCAGTCTTCAGCCGTCAGATATTCCCAGTTTAGCCACAAAGGCTGACACCGGCTCATTCGTGCCCGCACTGCGTCAGGTAACGTACAACCAAAAGTTTCTATTACCAATACCGGATCAATAGCCTCAGCCAGCTGTCGCTGCATCAGCAGCTCATCCTGCCAGACTTCTACCATTACATGGGGCAAATACCCTTCCCGCTCCGGTACCAGCGTATCCAGAGCTTTCACATCATCAATCCACAGACGCACCCGTAGACACAAATACTCTGCCAGCAGACAGCTTAAACGCCAGCCCACGCCCACATCACCAAAATTATCAATTACTCGGACAAATACCCACGCCTCAGTAACCAAATCATCCGGAAGCGTATTTGCAGATTGATTCTTACTACACATTAAAAAATCCTTACCCAAGGTCTGGATTCATCGCAGAAAATCGCCAATTTCCCATCTGTCAAGATAAAAACAGACTTGACAAAACGATTTTATCCACATGAATTAAACCAGTCATGCTAAAGTCTGTAAAAAATCCGAATGGCTTTAATTTTTACAAACATATTTTTTAAATATATGATTTTAAAAGAAATTTATTTTAGGCTTATTTTTTAGGCAAGCCCATGCAAGTCTTGATTTATAGGCAATTATGCAAGCCAGACTTTCATTTTCCACAGATTTATCCACAAATATTGTGGGCATATCTTTAAACCCTTTAACAACAAGGTTTTTTACAGCAAAACAACTCCAAAAAGAAAAATAGTCAGAAACCATTAGCCGCTATGGTAAAATAAACAATGCTCTCTATAGTAATAAAGCCATTATGTCAGATGCACTTTTTGCCAAAGAAACCATAGCAGTATCTCTAGAAGAAGAAATGCGCCGTTCCTATCTCGATTACGCCATGAGCGTAATTGTAGGACGAGCCCTTCCCGATGTACGCGATGGCCTCAAACCGGTTCACCGCCGCGTTCTTTACGCTATGCACGAACTCAACAACGACTGGAACCGTGCCTACAAAAAATCAGCACGTATCGTCGGCGATGTTATCGGTAAATACCACCCGCACGGTGATACCGCTGTTTACGACACCATCGTCCGCATGGCACAAGATTTCTCTATGCGTTACATGCTGGTGGATGGACAAGGTAATTTTGGTTCCGTGGATGGCGACAGTGCCGCTGCCATGCGTTACACCGAAATCCGCATGGCAAAAATTGCGCACGAACTACTGGCTGATATCGATCAGGAAACCGTCGATTTTATTCCAAACTACGACGGCAGCGAAAACGAGCCGGCTGTACTGCCTACCCGGATTCCAGCCTTATTGGTGAACGGTTCATCGGGCATCGCCGTTGGCATGGCCACCAACATCCCGCCTCACAACATCAACGAAGTAATCGGCGGCGCCAAAGCCTTGCTGGCCAACGAAAACCTCAGCGTTGACGAACTGATCGACCTGATTCCCGCACCGGATTTTCCTACCGGCGGCATCATCTACGGCCTTTCCGGCGTACGTGAGGGCTACCGTACAGGCCGTGGCCGCGTCATCATGCGCGGCAAAACCCACATCGAGCCCATTGGTAAGCACGACGACCGTGAAGCCATCATCATTGATGAAATTCCCTATCAGGTCAATAAAGCCAGACTCGTTGAAAAAATCGGCGAACTCGTACACAACAAAGTGCTTGAAGGTATCTCTGATTTGCGCGACGAATCCGATAAATCCGGCATGCGCGTGGTAATTGAGCTGAAACGCAACGAAAACGCTGAAGTCGTTCTTAACCAGCTGTACAAATTAACTCAGCTACAAGACAGTTTCGGCATCAACATGGTAGCGCTCGTAGACGGCCAGCCACGACTGCTCAATCTCAAACAGATACTGAGCGAATTCCTGCGTCACCGTCGCGAAGTCGTTACTCGTCGTACCCTGTTTGCCCTGCGCAAAGCTCGCGAACGTGGACATATCCTTGAGGGACAGGCCGTTGCTTTATCTAATGTTGACGAAATCATCGCCCTCATTAAAGCTTCTGCCACACCACCTGAAGCCAAAGCAGCCTTAACCTCACGTCCGTGGCGTTCCGGCCTCGTAGCCGACATGCTGGCTCGCAGCGACATCGATGTGCAGCTGGTGAAACCAGAGGATGCACCCGACAATACCGGACTAATTGGCAATGATTACTTCCTGTCTGATGCACAGGCACAAGCCATCCTGGATTTGCGTCTGCAACGCCTTACCGGACTAGAACAGGATAAAATTGTTGATGAATACAGAAGTGTACTCGATAACATACTAGATTTGCTTGACATTCTGGCCAAGCCAGCACGTATCAACCAAATCATTCATGACGAACTGACCGCCATTCAGCAACAGTTTGGAGACGAGCGCCGCAGCGAAATCAACGCTTTCGGTGGCGACATCGCTGATGAAGACCTGATACCGCAGCGCGACATGGTGGTTACCCTCACCCACGGCGGCTACATCAAAACTCAGCAGGCAGACGATTATCAGGCACAACGACGCGGCGGCCGTGGCAAACAGGCCACTGCCACCAAAGATGAAGACTTCATCGAAACCCTGTTTGTTGCCAATACCCATGATTACCTGCTGTGCTTTACCAGCCTAGGCAAATGCCACTGGATAAAGGTGTACAAACTGCCTGAAGGCGGCCGCAACAGCCGCGGACGTCCGGTTAACAACGTAATTCAGCTGGAAGAAGGCGAAAAAATCAACACCATACTGCCGGTACGTGAATTTAGCGAAAACGAATACGTTTTCATGTGTACCGAACAGGGTATCGTTAAAAAAACCCCGCTTATCGATTTCTCCCGTCCGCGTACCGCCGGCATCATTGCCCTCGGACTCGACGAAGGCGACCACCTTATCGGTGCCGTTAAAACTGCCGGCAAACACGATATCATGCTGTTTTCCAACGGTGGTAAAGCCGTACGTTTCAGCGAAGACAACGTCCGCCCAATGGGGCGTAGCGCTCGCGGTGTACGCGGCATGAAACTGGCCGAAAACAATCAGGTGATCAGCTTATTGGCCTACGATGCCGAAGAAGATGGCAACAAACTGGTACTCACCGCCACTGCCAATGGTTATGGTAAGCGCACCATTGTAGACGACTACCGCCGCTCTGGCCGAGGTACTCAGGGCGTAATTGCCATCGATACCGGCGAACGAAATGGCGACATGGTTGCCGCTACCCTCGTAGCCGACAGCGACGATCTGATGCTCATTACCAGCGGTGGCGTACTCATCCGTACCAAAGTAGATCAGATACGCGCTACTGGCCGTGCTGCTGCCGGCGTCAAACTCATCAACCTCGATGAAGGCGAAAAACTGGTTAGCCTCGAGCGGATTGCCGAAGCAGAAGAAAACAGCAATACCGAAATAGATACACTGGATACGCACGACAACTGATGATTCCAGTGAACCAAAATAAAGCCGACTTTTAAAGTCGGCTTTATTTTACCTGTCCAAATAAATTCAGAATTAATAATTCATTGCCACACATTACTTGATAATAATAATGAAATCCACTATCATCTTTATCCACAAAAAGAAGTCACACTCAAAGGAAAAAACTATGTATGTTTGTCTGTGCAATGCCATCACTGATCGCCAGATAAAAGAAACTGTCGCTGCCGGTGCAAGCAGCCTGACTGACTTACAAGCACAACTTGGTGTCGCTACCTGCTGCGGCTGCTGCGCAGACTTGGCCAGCTCATTCCTATCCTGCCATCATGAAAATCAGACCAATTGCAGCAAACCCAACTCTAAATAAACAGCCACACCTCAGAATTACCCTAATTTCATCAATTAGCAGTACAAAAAAATAGCACCTGACAAAAAACTAAAAAAAACTCAAACCATCCAGATTAATCTAAAACTACTCTTCACTCTCTTTGCATATCCATACAGTAACAAAACAGATAGCCAGCATCAAAAATAAAACAATTCAGAGAACCATTCCCGCCAACTAAACTAACTGCCGTCACCCCAGACCACAGCACAGTAAACGTATTTACATTATTTCAACTGCTTATTCAACGTCCATGCCGAAGGATGAGCAGAAAACCCAATATGACCATAGTAATCAACTGCCTGTGGCGCTGCAATCAACACAACCTGCGCATCAGCCCGCGTATGCTGCTGAACTTCACGAATCAATTGTTTACCGATTCCCTGCTTCTGATATCGTTCGTCCACCGCCAGATCAGCCATATAAGTCACATAAACAAAATCGGTTAGGCAACGAGCAATCCCCACCAGCCTGTCCTTGTCCCATGCTGTAATAATCAGATTAGCATTATCCAGCATCAACTGAAAACGCTCCTCATCACCAATCGGCCGCCGCCCGCCCAACGTACAGTGACTATAGAGCTCAGTAGCTTCAGCCAGTGACGGCTTAACATCATTACGGTAAACAATATCAGTCATTATTATAACCATTTAAATTTTTATAATTTTATCTATCAGATTCCGATACATCCAGTCAATAATCAGCTTCTTACCTTTCATCCTCATTCAAACAAACATTCAAAGATGATGACCAATATTGCTTAAATATTCTGCAAAGCTTACCTGCTCACCCAGAGCACCTCGCTTACGTTGCTGATACCAGTCAATCTTATCATTTAAAATCCGTACATGCTGCTCCAGCTCAGCCTGCTGCTGCATAAACGCCGCACGTGTCTGCAATAACAATTCCAAGCGCTCTGAAATCGTTTCATCTCCTTGACTGCGCAAAAACACATACTGCTGCAACTGCGCCATACTCATACCCGTATTCTTCAAATGCAGCACAAACCGCATCCACTCAACATCCTTCTGCGTAAAATACCGACGTTTATTCGTACCTCGCTGAGGAGAAATCAACCCCAAACTCTCATAATACCGCACAGTCGCCGGAGTTAATCCAAACAAATTAGCAAAAGTGCGAATACTGAATTGCCGGCTATTAGAAGTAATCTTATCCATGACCAACACCATTCTTATTTATACATAATATCAAACATGATAAAATGTAATGTAATGTTAATTTAACAGTGCATTTTACAGTTTATTGTAAACAACAAACAAAGCATCGAACTCAAAAAACAAACACAGCAATACACATCTATATTTTCATCAAGGGGCTTAACGAATGGGCAATGCGTATTGGGCCGCCCGCGAAGGGGACATCCTATTACACACCTCGATGCTCGCAGACATCGTTGGTGCGGCTGTAGAAATAGCATGCTATGCAGCCATCACCGCCGCAGTAGGTTTTGCCATTTTCGGCACCATCACCACCGGCGGACTACTCCTAAGTGTCCTTGTCGGCGTACTCATGGCCATTTCAGGTGGTGATACCATCGTATCCAACCTCTCCAACTGGGTCAGTAGCCTCTTTCCGCCCTCCGAAGATGGCAAAATCAAAACCGGCTCGCCCAATACCCGCACCAATGGCAAAGCTTCCGCCCGCGCCGCAGGTGCCATAGATCAAAGCATTGAACTAAGTGACAGCAGCGAAGAACCACAGCAGCCCGAAAACTTCGCCGATATAGCAGGTATACTTATCGCAGCCGGAGAAATCGCCCAGGAATTTATTCGGCCAACAGTCGCCTCACCCGATCCCAGAGCAGAACCCAGAGATGACGACAAAATACTTTGCCGCAAACATCCGCATCCGTTCGGCACAGATGAATATCTGGCCGAAGGTTCCAGTAAGGTCTACATCAACAGCCAGCCGGCCGTACGCAGCAACGACCGCAGCACCTGCGAAGCCAAAGTCACCGACGACCATACCGGCGGCGTCAAAGTATCCAGCAACGTACGCATCGGTGGTGAGCCCATCGTCGTGCGTGAAATCAGAAGCGGCAAACACCCCGTTGCCCAGCTTATTGGTGTGGTTTCAGCCTTAAGACGTCCCCGCAAAATCTGTTCCAAAATCAAATGTCTTGTCCTGGCCATCGCCAGTAATGCAGGCACCAGCTTAGCCTCTGCCAAAATAGCACAAGCATTTACCCGCGGCCACCCCGTCCACCTCCCCACCGGTGCCAAACTCCTCTTCGACACCGAAGAGCTCGACTTCACCCTCCCCGCCCATCTGCCCCTCCAATGGCAACGCTTCTACAGCAGCGTCGACACCCGTACCCACAACATGTTCGGCGCCGGATGGAGCGTCAGCTTCGAAGTCGAAATCGAAATCTCCCCCCAGCCCGATGGCTCCTGTGCCGCCGTCTATATCAACGAACAAGGCCGCCGCCTCGAAATCGACCCCTTACAACCCGGCGAAGGCATGCGCGGCATCAACGAAAACCTCACCATCCGCCGTGGCCAGCACAACCGCTGGGTCATCGAAGACGACGACGGCCTTTACCGCCTCTTCGAGCCCGACCCCAACCAACCCCACCGCCTCTACCTCACCGCACTTCAAGATCGCAACGACAACCGCCTCCTTCTTTACCGCGACAGCCACAGCCGCATCATCGAAATCACCGACAACGACCGCAGCACCCGCCTCTCCCTGCACTATCAGCATCCCCAGCACCCACAACGCGTCACCACCATCAAACAGCAACTGGCCAATGGCCACAGCCGGGTACTGGCACAATACCAGTACACCGCACAGGGCGACCTCCAACACGTCATCGATGCCGAACAGCGGCACACCCGCACCTTTGCCTACGACACCGGCCGACGCCTCATCTACCACCGCCTGCCCACCGGCCTGCACTGCCACTACCAGTGGGATTACTTTGCCGATGCCGCCGAAACCGCCTGGCGCGTCACCCATCACTGGACCGAAGCAGATGGCCAGCGACAAGAAGACTATCACTTTCACTACGATATTGAGCAACGCCTCACCACCGTCAAAGACAGCCTGGGACGCATCAGCCAGCATTACTGGAACGAAGTCTACCAAATCACCCGCTACATCGACCCCCTTGGTCACACCACCGCATTTGAATGGAACGACAACCAACAACTCATCAGCGTCACCGACGCCCAAGGTGGACAATGGCGCTACAGCTATGACGAACAAGGACGCGAAACCGCCGAAACCGACCCACTGGGACGCACCACCCAGACCCAGTGGTTACCCCACTGGGCCTTACCCACCATCAGCGTCGACCCCGACGGCAGCACCTGGCGCTACTACTATGATGAACGCGGCAACCTGCTGACCGTCATCGACCCCTTAAAACAACGCACCCGCTACCAATACGACCAGCACGGCCAAATAACCAGAATCACCGATGCCAGAGGTGGGCACAAATACCTGCGCTGGAACCCGAACGGCCAGCTTATCCAACATACCGACTGCTCCGGCTCCCTGACCCAGCTTGGCTACGACCGCCATGGCAACCTGACCGACATCACCAACGCCATCGGCAACAGCAGCCGCTACCAGTACAACGCCGCCGGCGACCTTATCAGCGCCACCTTGCCCGATGGCCGCCAAGAACACTTCAGCGTCAATGCAGCAGGACAATTACTGACCTATACCGACCCCGCCGGCCACACCACCCATTACCATCGGGACCCGCGCGGACTGGTGCACCGACGCACCGATAGCGCCGGACGCAGCATCCGCTTTCACTATGATACCTATAGCCGGCTGACTACATTAACCAACGAAAACGGCGAGCATTACCAATTCACCTACGACGCCGGCGACCGCCTAACCGAACAGACCGATCTGGGCGGACGTAAACAAAAGCTGACTTACGATCAGCTGGATAACGTCAGTGCCGTTCACTTTGCTGCCGGCAGCCCCGCCGAAATCACCCACCGCTTCACACGCGATGCCATCGGCCGACTGATTGGCAAACACACCCCCGATGGCAACACCGCCTACCAGTACGACCCCGCCGACAACCTCATCAAAGTCGGCTACAAAAAAGCCGGCTTACCGACCGAGGCCGAAGCAGACATCATCACCTTTCGCTACGACATCATCGGCAACCTGCTGAGCGAAACCACCGCACAAGGCACCCTCAGCCATCAGTACGACCAACTGGGCAACCGCATCGCCACCACCTTGCCCGATGGCCGTACCCTCAACAACCTCTATTACGGTTCCGGCCATCTGCACCAAATCAACCTCGACGGCACCACCATCACC
This portion of the Snodgrassella alvi genome encodes:
- a CDS encoding RHS repeat-associated core domain-containing protein; protein product: MGNAYWAAREGDILLHTSMLADIVGAAVEIACYAAITAAVGFAIFGTITTGGLLLSVLVGVLMAISGGDTIVSNLSNWVSSLFPPSEDGKIKTGSPNTRTNGKASARAAGAIDQSIELSDSSEEPQQPENFADIAGILIAAGEIAQEFIRPTVASPDPRAEPRDDDKILCRKHPHPFGTDEYLAEGSSKVYINSQPAVRSNDRSTCEAKVTDDHTGGVKVSSNVRIGGEPIVVREIRSGKHPVAQLIGVVSALRRPRKICSKIKCLVLAIASNAGTSLASAKIAQAFTRGHPVHLPTGAKLLFDTEELDFTLPAHLPLQWQRFYSSVDTRTHNMFGAGWSVSFEVEIEISPQPDGSCAAVYINEQGRRLEIDPLQPGEGMRGINENLTIRRGQHNRWVIEDDDGLYRLFEPDPNQPHRLYLTALQDRNDNRLLLYRDSHSRIIEITDNDRSTRLSLHYQHPQHPQRVTTIKQQLANGHSRVLAQYQYTAQGDLQHVIDAEQRHTRTFAYDTGRRLIYHRLPTGLHCHYQWDYFADAAETAWRVTHHWTEADGQRQEDYHFHYDIEQRLTTVKDSLGRISQHYWNEVYQITRYIDPLGHTTAFEWNDNQQLISVTDAQGGQWRYSYDEQGRETAETDPLGRTTQTQWLPHWALPTISVDPDGSTWRYYYDERGNLLTVIDPLKQRTRYQYDQHGQITRITDARGGHKYLRWNPNGQLIQHTDCSGSLTQLGYDRHGNLTDITNAIGNSSRYQYNAAGDLISATLPDGRQEHFSVNAAGQLLTYTDPAGHTTHYHRDPRGLVHRRTDSAGRSIRFHYDTYSRLTTLTNENGEHYQFTYDAGDRLTEQTDLGGRKQKLTYDQLDNVSAVHFAAGSPAEITHRFTRDAIGRLIGKHTPDGNTAYQYDPADNLIKVGYKKAGLPTEAEADIITFRYDIIGNLLSETTAQGTLSHQYDQLGNRIATTLPDGRTLNNLYYGSGHLHQINLDGTTITDIERDRLHREVLRSQGQLNTEFRYDRNSRLQHKQTRRGHNTILPDILTDRRYQYDNLDRLVSKKHTRQGQTDYHYDRTGRIESCRNQAYWETLQYDAAANLLDKRRNEDSSTDNQNLIRFNQLLHFRGLQYTYDAHGRTHSKQTASGTQYYHYDAEHRLTEVRIEKLNCTERYGYVYDALGRRIEKHQIDRAGKACNRTRFLWDGLRMIQETRTDRSKSVYIYTDESGYEPLARVETTTGTEQKVLYYHTDVNGAPEELTDEDGHIVWACSYQLWGKPIQEIEHSQIQQNLRYQGQYLDRETGLHYNTFRYYDPDIGRFTQPDPIGLLGGFNLYQYAPNSLMWIDPWGLNVKQFSCFKSIKSLQEGPQGTVITVKSKKEANNLLLQAFPNAQKVRGIGSQDASGIRKKHKIEQFKKKDGKVRYRKDYPIDSKTGRVYGHDDPKGTGHGSLPHINIKRKDGTMVRIDIDE